TGGTTCAAGCTGCTGCTTTTTTTACAAATCTTTGTTTTACGATCAGATTGGATAACATACTAATAACAATCAGCAGTATGCCGGTCAAGCTCAGCAAACTATACACTTCACCAAACCAGATGAGTCCTATGATGAGCGAATAAATCACTTCCATATATTTTACAGGCGTAACCCGGCTTGCTAATTCGAGTTGGAGTGCTTTTGTCATGTAGACCTGGCCAAAATAGCCGAGCACCCCAACAACAATCAGGTAGGTAAAATCACGCGCTGCCGGCATTTCCCAGAATGGAATCATACCGATGCCTGTTACCACAGTAGACAACACCATGAAGTAATTGATGATCACCATAGGATGCTCAGCCTTGCCAATTTTTCGTATCAATACATACACCAGTCCACCAAACACGGCCCCGATCAGTCCGAGCATCAGGTTGAACGAATCGATGCGGGCATCAAACCCTCGCAAGAGCAATACGCCGGCAAAAGCGCCCGCAATAAAGAGCCACTGTATGGGCCTGATACGCTCTTTAAGCACCGGATATGCAAACACGGCTGCAAAGACGGGCGACAAGTATTTCAGTGAAACGGAAGCCCCCAGCGGCATGCGCTGTATCGTATAAAAAAACAGCGTCATCGATATCACCCCCACAACAGCCCGTAACACCAGCAAGGGACGTTGCTTGCCCAGCATCGGAATACCGTGTGCTTTGAGATAGGCAATACACATGGCGGCCGTAACGATTGAGCGGAAAAACACGATTTCAAGGACGTGCAAATCCTCGACGCGTTTTACAAAAGCCTGCATGACTGCAAAGATCAATGCAGCCAAGAGCATCATGCGTACACCGGGCGTAAATACGTTGGGCAATTAGGTTGAAGGTTTAAGGTTTTTGAGGCTTTAGTTGAAGGAATGTATACTTCTATATTCAAAATTCCTTGTTCGG
This Bacteroidota bacterium DNA region includes the following protein-coding sequences:
- a CDS encoding DMT family transporter — protein: MPNVFTPGVRMMLLAALIFAVMQAFVKRVEDLHVLEIVFFRSIVTAAMCIAYLKAHGIPMLGKQRPLLVLRAVVGVISMTLFFYTIQRMPLGASVSLKYLSPVFAAVFAYPVLKERIRPIQWLFIAGAFAGVLLLRGFDARIDSFNLMLGLIGAVFGGLVYVLIRKIGKAEHPMVIINYFMVLSTVVTGIGMIPFWEMPAARDFTYLIVVGVLGYFGQVYMTKALQLELASRVTPVKYMEVIYSLIIGLIWFGEVYSLLSLTGILLIVISMLSNLIVKQRFVKKAAA